Genomic window (Bacillus pumilus):
GATACTTTAAATGAATTGCTTCAGCAGGGGAAAGATGCTGCTAAATTGATAGAGGATATGATCTTTTATTTTAGAGATATGCTGCTTTATAAAACGGCACCAGATCTTGAGGGTGTCCTTGAAAAAGTAAAAGTCGATGAAAATTTCGTGGCGCTTTCGGATCGTGTGACACCTCAATTTCTATATGAAACAATTGAAGTGCTGAATAAAAGTCACCAAGAAATGAAATGGACGAATCATCCAAGGATTTTCTTTGAGGTAGCTGTTGTTAAGCTATGTCAATCAACGGCTGGAATAACAGAAGCTCACGCTAACACCAATTTAACGGCCCTAACGGATAAAATAGACAGGTTGGAACAGGAGCTAACTAGGTTAAGAGCAGAGGGTGTGCCGATGTCTCATTCTCATAGCCCTCAAGAAAAAAAGGAAGCACCTCGACCACAAACGAGCAACAAAAACGGTTACCGTGCCCCTGTCGGTCGAATTCACGAGATCCTAAAAGAAGCAAAACGGCCAGAGCTAGAAAAAATTAAAGGCAAATGGGGAGAGCTTCTTGCTCATTTGAAACAGCAGAATAAAGTGTCTCACGCTGCGCTCTTAACTGATAGTGAACCAGTTGCTGCTGCTTCGCATGCTTTCATTTTAAAATTCAAGTTTGAAATACATTGTAAAATGGTTGCCGAAGATAAAAGTGGTGTTCGAACCAACCTGGAACAGCTATTAGAGTCTATGTTAGGAAAAAGAGTGGAATTAGTTGGCGTTCCTGACGCTCAATGGGGTAAAATAAGAGAAGAATTTTTAAGAGATCATCAGCCAGATGAACAGGCAGATGGTCAGGGGTCTTCTACTGAAGAGGATCCATTGATTGCGGAAGCGAAGAAGTTAGTAGGAACCGACTTAATTGAAATTAAAGATTAATAAAAATGAAAGAGAGTGATGTTCATATGCGCGGTGGAATGGGAAATATGCAAAAAATGATGAAACAAATGCAAAAAATGCAAAAGGATATGGCTAAGGCTCAAGAAGAGCTTGCGGAAAAAGTCCTTGAAGGTACAGCAGGTGGCGGTATGGTCACTGTAAAAGTAAACGGACAAAAAGAAGTTGTTGATGTAGCTATTAATGAAGAAGTTGTTGATCCAGAAGATATCGATATGCTTCAAGATCTCGTACTTGCAGCCACAAACGATGCATTGAAAAAAGTTGATGAGCTAACGAATGAAACAATGGGTCAATTCACAAAAGGAATGAACATGCCAGGTTTATTCTAGGAGGAATAACTGAAGATGCAATATCCTGAACCAATATCAAAGCTGATTGACAGCTTTATGAAATTGCCAGGAATCGGACCGAAAACTGCGGTCCGTCTGGCTTTTTTTGTTCTTAGTATGCAGGAAGATGTCGTACTAGATTTCGCGAAGGCGCTTGTCAATGCAAAGCGTAATTTAACTTATTGTTCGGTATGCGGCCATATCACAGATCAGGATCCTTGCTATATTTGTGAAGATACAAGAAGAGATCAATCGGTTATCTGTGTAGTGCAAGACCCGAAAGATGTGATCGCAATGGAAAAGATGAAAGAATACAACGGCTTATATCATGTGCTTCATGGTGCCATTTCGCCGATGGACGGAATTGGACCAGAGGACATTAAAATTCCTGACCTGTTAAAAAGATTGCAAGACGATCAAGTAACAGAGGTCATCCTTGCAACCAATCCAAACATTGAAGGAGAAGCTACAGCCATGTATATCTCTAGATTGTTGAAACCATCAGGAATTAAACTTTCTCGTATTGCTCACGGACTTCCAGTAGGTGGAGACTTAGAGTATGCGGATGAAGTCACACTGTCTAAAGCTTTAGAAGGCAGACGTGAGATGTAGGAAGGAGAAGTACGGTACATGGGTTTTCTTCGCAGAAAATCAATTCGAAAAGAATTCGATGAGAAATTAATTCAACAGCTTTTTAAGCAAAAGGAAGAATGGAACAGACAAAAAAAGCTTGTCGCAAATAGCGTTGAGCCTTCACCGGACATTCTATTCGAATTAAAGCTTGCTCAAGCAAAGTACTTTTTCTATCTGAGAGAAGCGAAAAAGAGGAATTTACGTTTAAACAACTGGAGATAGCAGGTCTATTTTACATAGTCCTCTCATATGCTTGTACTATTCATATGAAGAGGAGATGAGAGGATTATGGAACCTGTTATTGTGATCGGTTCAATTTTGCTAGCTGTACTATTGTTGTTTATGTCAGGTGTTCAAGCGAACCCATTCAAATGGTTAGGGCTGATCGGAGTGAAGTTTGTAGCAGGCGCTCTTTTTTTATTTTGCCTCAATCTATTTGGCGAGAGTCTAGGATTACATGTCTCTATTAACCCTGTAACAAGCGGAATTAGTGGTTTATTAGGTATCCCAGGCGTAGCGGCTTTAGTCGTGATTGAAAAGTTTATTATTTAATAAAAAATATTATTGACTTTGATTCTATATGGTGGTAAATTAATATACGTCGCTGATGACGAAGAAACGAAAAAACATGATAACGAAAAAAGTTGTTGACATTAACAATTCAAACGTGTTATGATGTTCTAGTCGCTTCTGAAGCGGTAAACAAGTTCTTTGAAAACTAAACAAGACAAAACGTACCTGTTAATTCGAGTTTTTATAAAAAAATCCTATGATACATCATAGGTAGTCAGTCAAACGCTGACGAAAAACAAAACTTCGGTTTTGTACTTTTTCGGAGAGTTTGATCCTGGCTCAGGACGAACGCTGGCGGCGTGCCTAATACATGCAAGTCGAGCGAACAGAAGGGAGCTTGCTCCCGGATGTTAGCGGCGGACGGGTGAGTAACACGTGGGTAACCTGCCTGTAAGACTGGGATAACTCCGGGAAACCGGAGCTAATACCGGATAGTTCCTTGAACCGCATGGTTCAAGGATGAAAGACGGTTTCGGCTGTCACTTACAGATGGACCCGCGGCGCATTAGCTAGTTGGTGGGGTAATGGCTCACCAAGGCGACGATGCGTAGCCGACCTGAGAGGGTGATCGGCCACACTGGGACTGAGACACGGCCCAGACTCCTACGGGAGGCAGCAGTAGGGAATCTTCCGCAATGGACGAAAGTCTGACGGAGCAACGCCGCGTGAGTGATGAAGGTTTTCGGATCGTAAAGCTCTGTTGTTAGGGAAGAACAAGTGCGAGAGTAACTGCTCGCACCTTGACGGTACCTAACCAGAAAGCCACGGCTAACTACGTGCCAGCAGCCGCGGTAATACGTAGGTGGCAAGCGTTGTCCGGAATTATTGGGCGTAAAGGGCTCGCAGGCGGTTTCTTAAGTCTGATGTGAAAGCCCCCGGCTCAACCGGGGAGGGTCATTGGAAACTGGGAAACTTGAGTGCAGAAGAGGAGAGTGGAATTCCACGTGTAGCGGTGAAATGCGTAGAGATGTGGAGGAACACCAGTGGCGAAGGCGACTCTCTGGTCTGTAACTGACGCTGAGGAGCGAAAGCGTGGGGAGCGAACAGGATTAGATACCCTGGTAGTCCACGCCGTAAACGATGAGTGCTAAGTGTTAGGGGGTTTCCGCCCCTTAGTGCTGCAGCTAACGCATTAAGCACTCCGCCTGGGGAGTACGGTCGCAAGACTGAAACTCAAAGGAATTGACGGGGGCCCGCACAAGCGGTGGAGCATGTGGTTTAATTCGAAGCAACGCGAAGAACCTTACCAGGTCTTGACATCCTTTGACAACCCTAGAGATAGGGCTTTCCCTTCGGGGACAGAGTGACAGGTGGTGCATGGTTGTCGTCAGCTCGTGTCGTGAGATGTTGGGTTAAGTCCCGCAACGAGCGCAACCCTTGATCTTAGTTGCCAGCATTCAGTTGGGCACTCTAAGGTGACTGCCGGTGACAAACCGGAGGAAGGTGGGGATGACGTCAAATCATCATGCCCCTTATGACCTGGGCTACACACGTGCTACAATGGACAGAACAAAGGGCTGCGAGACCGCAAGGTTTAGCCAATCCCATAAATCTGTTCTCAGTTCGGATCGCAGTCTGCAACTCGACTGCGTGAAGCTGGAATCGCTAGTAATCGCGGATCAGCATGCCGCGGTGAATACGTTCCCGGGCCTTGTACACACCGCCCGTCACACCACGAGAGTTTGCAACACCCGAAGTCGGTGAGGTAACCTTTATGGAGCCAGCCGCCGAAGGTGGGGCAGATGATTGGGGTGAAGTCGTAACAAGGTAGCCGTATCGGAAGGTGCGGCTGGATCACCTCCTTTCTAAGGATATATGGAGCAGTGTGCGTTTTCGTCTTGTTTAGTTTTGAAGGAACTTGGAAAAGATCCTACAACATCATATCTTCGATATGAAAGATGGGCCTGTAGCTCAGCTGGTTAGAGCGCACGCCTGATAAGCGTGAGGTCGGTGGTTCGAGTCCACTCAGGCCCACCATCTTCTATTAAATCGGGGCCTTAGCTCAGCTGGGAGAGCGCCTGCCTTGCACGCAGGAGGTCAGCGGTTCGATCCCGCTAGGCTCCACCAACGTGTTCTTTGAAAACTAGATAACAATAAGTAATACATTCACATTGAATGCAATGCAAAGTTCATCACACATAGTGATTCTTTCTAAAGTAAGAAATGGTTAAGTTAGAAAGGGCGCACGGTGGATGCCTTGGCACTAGGAGCCGATGAAGGACGGGACGAACACCGATATGCTTCGGGGAGCTGTAAGCAAGCTTTGATCCGGAGATTTCCGAATGGGGAAACCCACTGCTCGTAATGGAGTAGTATCCATACTTGAATACATAGAGTATGAGAAGGCATACCCGGGGAACTGAAACATCTAAGTACCCGGAGGAAGAGAAAGCAAATGCGATTCCCTGAGTAGCGGCGAGCGAAACGGGAACAGCCCAAACCAAGAGGCTTGCCTCTTGGGGTTGTAGGACACTCTATACGGAGTTACAAAGGAACGATATAAGCGAAGAGGTCTGGAAAGGCCCGCCAAAGAAGGTAACAGCCCTGTAACTGAAATGTTGTTCTCTCCAGAGTGGATCCTGAGTACGGCGGAACACGTGAAATTCCGTCGGAATCCGGGAGGACCATCTCCCAAGGCTAAATACTCCCTAGTGACCGATAGTGAACCAGTACCGTGAGGGAAAGGTGAAAAGCACCCCGGAAGGGGAGTGAAATAGATCCTGAAACCGTGTGCCTACAAGTAGTCAGAGCCCGTTAACGGGTGATGGCGTGCCTTTTGTAGAATGAACCGGCGAGTTACGATCCCGTGCAAGGTTAAGCAGAAGATGCGGAGCCGCAGCGAAAGCGAGTCTGAATAGGGCGCATGAGTACGTGGTCGTAGACCCGAAACCAGGTGATCTACCCATGTCCAGGGTGAAGTTCAGGTAACACTGAATGGAGGCCCGAACCCACGCACGTTGAAAAGTGCGGGGATGAGGTGTGGGTAGGGGTGAAATGCCAATCGAACCTGGAGATAGCTGGTTCTCTCCGAAATAGCTTTAGGGCTAGCCTCAAGGTAAGAGTCTCGGAGGTAGAGCACTGATTGGACTAGGGGCCCCTACCGGGTTACCGAATTCAGTCAAACTCCGAATGCCGATGACTTATCCTTGGGAGTCAGACTGCGAGTGATAAGATCCGTAGTCGAAAGGGAAACAGCCCAGACCGCCAGCTAAGGTCCCAAAGTATACGTTAAGTGGAAAAGGATGTGGAGTTGCTTAGACAACCAGGATGTTGGCTTAGAAGCAGCCACCATTTAAAGAGTGCGTAATAGCTCACTGGTCGAGTGACTCTGCGCCGAAAATGTACCGGGGCTAAACGTATCACCGAAGCTGCGGACTGTTCTAACGAACAGTGGTAGGAGAGCGTTCTAAGTGCAGTGAAGTCAGACCGGAAGGACTGGTGGAGCGCTTAGAAGTGAGAATGCCGGTATGAGTAGCGAAAGACGGGTGAGAATCCCGTCCACCGAATGCCTAAGGTTTCCTGAGGAAGGCTCGTCCGCTCAGGGTTAGTCGGGACCTAAGCCGAGGCCGAAAGGCGTAGGCGATGGACAACAGGTTGATATTCCTGTACCACCTCCTCACCATTTGAGCAATGGGGGGACGCAGGAGGATAGGGTAAGCGCGGTATTGGATATCCGCGTCCAAGCAGTTAGGCTGGGAAATAGGCAAATCCGTTTCCCGTAAAGGCTGAGCTGTGATGGCGAGCGAAATTTAGTAGCGAAGTTCCTGATTCCACACTGCCAAGAAAAGCCTCTAGCGAGGTGAGAGGTGCCCGTACCGCAAACCGACACAGGTAGGCGAGGAGAGAATCCTAAGGTGATCGAGAGAACTCTCGTTAAGGAACTCGGCAAAATGACCCCGTAACTTCGGGAGAAGGGGTGCTTCTTAGGGTGTTAAAGCCCCGAGAAGCCGCAGTGAATAGGCCCAGGCGACTGTTTAGCAAAAACACAGGTCTCTGCGAAGCCGTAAGGCGAAGTATAGGGGCTGACGCCTGCCCGGTGCTGGAAGGTTAAGAGGAGCGCTTAGCGTAAGCGAAGGTGCGAATTGAAGCCCCAGTAAACGGCGGCCGTAACTATAACGGTCCTAAGGTAGCGAAATTCCTTGTCGGGTAAGTTCCGACCCGCACGAAAGGCGCAACGATCTGGGCACTGTCTCAACGAGAGACTCGGTGAAATTATAGTACCTGTGAAGATGCAGGTTACCCGCGACAGGACGGAAAGACCCCGTGGAGCTTTACTGCAGCCTGATATTGAATGTTGGTACAGCTTGTACAGGATAGGTAGGAGCCTTGGAAACCGGAGCGCTAGCTTCGGTGGAGGCATCGGTGGGATACTACCCTGGCTGTATTGACCTTCTAACCCACTGCCCTTATCGGGCAGGGAGACAGTGTCAGGTGGGCAGTTTGACTGGGGCGGTCGCCTCCTAAAATGTAACGGAGGCGCCCAAAGGTTCCCTCAGAATGGTTGGAAATCATTCGCAGAGTGTAAAGGCACAAGGGAGCTTGACTGCGAGACCTACAAGTCGAGCAGGGACGAAAGTCGGGCTTAGTGATCCGGTGGTTCCGCATGGAAGGGCCATCGCTCAACGGATAAAAGCTACCCCGGGGATAACAGGCTTATCTCCCCCAAGAGTCCACATCGACGGGGAGGTTTGGCACCTCGATGTCGGCTCATCGCATCCTGGGGCTGTAGTCGGTCCCAAGGGTTGGGCTGTTCGCCCATTAAAGCGGTACGCGAGCTGGGTTCAGAACGTCGTGAGACAGTTCGGTCCCTATCCGTCGCGGGCGCAGGAAATTTGAGAGGAGCTGTCCTTAGTACGAGAGGACCGGGATGGACGCACCGCTGGTGTACCAGTTGTTCTGCCAAGGGCATCGCTGGGTAGCTATGTGCGGACGGGATAAGTGCTGAAAGCATCTAAGCATGAAGCCCCCCTCAAGATGAGATTTCCCATTCCGCAAGGAAGTAAGATCCCTGAAAGATGATCAGGTTGATAGGTCTGAGGTGGAAGCGTGGTGACACGTGGAGCTGACAGATACTAATAGATCGAGGACTTAACCTTTATTCTAATGTGAAGCATGAACATTGTTATCTAGTTTTGAGAGAACATTCTCTCCATCAGGTTTGGTGGCGATAGCGAAGAGGTCACACCCGTTCCCATACCGAACACGGAAGTTAAGCTCTTCAGCGCCGATGGTAGTTGGGGGTCTCCCCCTGTGAGAGTAGGACGCCGCCAAGCTTTTCGAAGGATCAGTTCCATACGGAACTGGTCTTTTTTGTTTTTTAAAAAGGAACAAACACTCGATCTGACATGGATACATATACTAAACTACCATCTAAAACATTCTTAATTTTGTATACAATTGAAAGCGTTAGGGCATACTGAAGCTATAAGTGGAGGTGTCACAATGAGCAAAAAAGAGCGAGAAGCGACTTGTTTGATTTGTGAAGAGAAAAAGACAAAAGGAATTTATTTATATCATCAGTTTTTGTGCAGAGACTGTGAGCGAAAGTTAATTTCTACATCGACCTCGGATCCTAGCTATGCCGATTATGTGAGAAAACTTAAAAATCTTCATACACCGCCTTTGTATTCTTAGACCATTAGATGGTCTTTTTTTATGAGCTATGAAGGATTGGGCTAGTTTTTGGGAACTTAGTTTGGACATCACCCGTAA
Coding sequences:
- the dnaX gene encoding DNA polymerase III subunit gamma/tau translates to MSYQALYRVFRPQVFEDVVGQEHITKTLQNALLQKKFSHAYLFSGPRGTGKTSAAKIFAKAVNCEKSPVSEPCNECDACKGITNGSISDVIEIDAASNNGVDEIRDIRDKVKFAPSAVTYKVYIIDEVHMLSIGAFNALLKTLEEPPAHCIFILATTEPHKIPLTIISRCQRFDFKRITTKDIVGRMQKIVDAESLNVQEGSLEIIASAADGGMRDALSLLDQAISFSGEQLTIDDALLITGAVSQHFISQLAEAMFDQNIAAALDTLNELLQQGKDAAKLIEDMIFYFRDMLLYKTAPDLEGVLEKVKVDENFVALSDRVTPQFLYETIEVLNKSHQEMKWTNHPRIFFEVAVVKLCQSTAGITEAHANTNLTALTDKIDRLEQELTRLRAEGVPMSHSHSPQEKKEAPRPQTSNKNGYRAPVGRIHEILKEAKRPELEKIKGKWGELLAHLKQQNKVSHAALLTDSEPVAAASHAFILKFKFEIHCKMVAEDKSGVRTNLEQLLESMLGKRVELVGVPDAQWGKIREEFLRDHQPDEQADGQGSSTEEDPLIAEAKKLVGTDLIEIKD
- a CDS encoding YbaB/EbfC family nucleoid-associated protein, producing MRGGMGNMQKMMKQMQKMQKDMAKAQEELAEKVLEGTAGGGMVTVKVNGQKEVVDVAINEEVVDPEDIDMLQDLVLAATNDALKKVDELTNETMGQFTKGMNMPGLF
- the recR gene encoding recombination protein RecR, producing MQYPEPISKLIDSFMKLPGIGPKTAVRLAFFVLSMQEDVVLDFAKALVNAKRNLTYCSVCGHITDQDPCYICEDTRRDQSVICVVQDPKDVIAMEKMKEYNGLYHVLHGAISPMDGIGPEDIKIPDLLKRLQDDQVTEVILATNPNIEGEATAMYISRLLKPSGIKLSRIAHGLPVGGDLEYADEVTLSKALEGRREM
- a CDS encoding YaaL family protein is translated as MGFLRRKSIRKEFDEKLIQQLFKQKEEWNRQKKLVANSVEPSPDILFELKLAQAKYFFYLREAKKRNLRLNNWR
- a CDS encoding pro-sigmaK processing inhibitor BofA family protein, which gives rise to MEPVIVIGSILLAVLLLFMSGVQANPFKWLGLIGVKFVAGALFLFCLNLFGESLGLHVSINPVTSGISGLLGIPGVAALVVIEKFII
- a CDS encoding sigma factor G inhibitor Gin yields the protein MSKKEREATCLICEEKKTKGIYLYHQFLCRDCERKLISTSTSDPSYADYVRKLKNLHTPPLYS